The genomic segment AACTGTCCGGGTCTCTACTGAGCCTGGCCTCTGTAAGACATGTTAAAAAATTCTTCTTCCTTTGAGTCAGAGTTTGCCTGCATTTAGTTTCTTGTGTTGCTGCCTCCCCCTGTTTGAAAGTAAAACGGTGTTCTTCTTCTACAGGTTAAAAGCATGAACTcatccagcagcagcacctgCGCTAATGAATCCACCTTTTGGGACAGAGCAGGAGAAGCTGATATCTGCGGATTCGTCAACATACCTGTCACCACGCCTGAAAACCTGTACCTCATGGGTAAAGAAACTTCCTCCTTCACTATGTGATAACGAGTGGAAGTGTTGAGGGCTGTAATCATCTTACAAAGTCTTGTAATAACCAGTTTTTGTAAAGTTGCTTCTGTCTGAAATTGAGCTTTTTATTGATTGTttgggttgtgtttttttttttgttgttgttgttttttttgtgcctgcAGGTATGGATTTATTTGAGGAGGCTCTAAGACGGTGGGAGGAAGCGTTGACATTTAGGAGCAAGCAGGGAGAAGACGATGCCAGCTGTGTTTCTGTCAAAACAGGAGCTGGAGACGCCATTGCTGAGCAGGGCATGGAGGTGatgaagacacagaaacacacttaaAACTTCAGAGATCATTCCAATGAGGACACGTCAGCACGCTGCCATATTTAACACCAACTCAACAACACATTTAATTCAGTGTAATGCCACTTTTAATCTGGGGATAGGAGTTAAGTAGGATGAGGCTTGTAGAtccttttctatcagatccCTCGGGACAGTTTATAAAAGGTTTATGCAGGGTTTTACCAGCATTAATAATTAAACTATTGTCTCTCTTTTATAAAAGAAGATGATAGAGAAGCATTTACTGGCCACAACACAGCACTATGTGCCACATATATGAATAACCAGCTCTCTGACATCCCACCAGTGTCACAGAGTCTGTATTGTATAACAGATAACTCACTGGCTCTCTAacctcctggatgggaggattTTGGATTAGTCCAGGTCAAATGATTAAATCTGCTGCTCAGTCTTCTGTGAAGGATATTCCCCCGCTCAGTTTTCCACCTTTTTAGAAAGCGTATTTAAACTGTGAtccctgcagaagaagaagctgaagtgaaatagtttgaagtaaATCGACAAAACAGTATTTTACCCTCCTGTGCTTTAATAATTGAGTAATGGTGCTCAGGGTTTGTGCTCATAGAATGAGCGTGGTTTCATTCTGGGCCAGGTCAGCTTCTTCTGCCACACACAATGCCAGCCTGTCTAACCTGCAGTTAAGACTGCAATCATTAACACAGTACACTTTTGTCGGTTGTCGTGGGAAGTGTCACACAGACAGAATCTAGTCTATATTTAGTCTGTTTCACGGATGTTCAATGTTCATTTACCGCATgtcttccccccctctcttaTCCCTGTTTCTGACTCTACGCTGTACCGTCCTCTCAATAAGGGAATGAAAAGCCTTGAGGAATCTTAATACACACAGTTGAGTTGCTGTTTTTTAGGCATTGTTTAAATGGTTGAACTTGAATGTTTGTGCCTTCAGGACGTCATCAGTACAGAGTTCATCCACAGGCTGAAGTCTCTGCTGCAGCGGGCCTACAGCCTTCAGGAGGAGTTTGAGGGAGTGTTGTGCACGTCAGAGCCTTCTTCCCACAGCAACAGCCAGGGTGAGTCACTCATAAAGGATTACACAACATACAGGACCAACACAGGATAAAGCTAATGATGTATACAGCTGATCAGTGCTGTATTAATAATCAACACATTACGATGATTATTTCCCATCACAGACAGAATGGTGGACATTTTGGCCAGAGAGGAGTTGGATGACGCCTGTTTGAAAGACAGCATGAGCATCGCCTCCACTGACTCATTTGTGTCTGCTGCTGAGGTGACACAACAGATCTTTATGATTCAAAACCAATATCCTGATAAATCCTCATCATTTTAAACCCCATATTACAATGCAGTGCATTTTTCttgaattaaaataattaataaaggCCTATTTTTATTACAATTAATGTCATTTCTTATCGTTAATCAATCTtgtataaaaatgtgaaaaacaaaacaaatgtgcaaataaaaattgtttgatatttacctttttaaactGTAATTCTAAGcaaattaaaactttttaaaatagcTTTTTAAATTGAGTTTGGTTGAATGGTGAAGACTAGAGCATTGGTGCTTAACCTAGGGTCTGAGCCCccttaaggggggggggggggggtgcaagTCTTAGTCTgctttgtgattttaaaaacgaGATTTGCACACGTTAAGTAAACATATGACAACAGACTTACTCAACAGTTTATAAAAAGGTGTTGTAAGTTGTCTGTTGGGATTTTACTAATGAAAACAATTGATATTAATTTCCTTACAGCAACGTATCAATAATCTCGTGTGGGTACTGGGGGGTCTCAGCTTTTCATATAGATACAAATAAGGGGGGCTCAAAGGACATCTAAGGCTCATTTCAAGGCGTCTGAGGCGTCAAATGGGACAAACAGTTCACAGCAGGAGTTTAATTCAGTTAGCTTTGATCCTCTCGTAGGTTTTAGGTTTTACCACCGGCTGTTTACTAGCATACAACTTATCTTGTTAGGTCCCTGTGGGGGCTCGAGCTGTGTGTCTGATGTTACTGGTGAACTTGACCACAAagtacagaaataaacatgctgTTAAGAATGACTGATTTGTTTACTTGTTCCTTGAAACTGAAAGTCAAATGTACAGGTTGAGGACACACATATATCTCACCAGGCTCTGGTTAAAAAACAGTGATACATGTCTTTTAATGAATGTAGGTGCATAATTAAGGCTTTACATTACAGTCTTCATACCCGTAAAACCAGTCTAACATTAACAGAGCAGTAAATGAAGAGCTCGCAGCAGTGAGACTGGGTCACTCATATTTAGTGAGTAACTATAAATAGAGCTACATCTCTCAGTTTACAACCTACAGCTCGCTGTCAGAACTGACTTCAGAACAAACTCTCTAATCCAGGACATGTGGAACCTGTAGCTTTTCTAGCAGGATCAAGAAAGTTCAGGTTCAGCCCTCTTTTTgtcacttatttatttattgttgagATCAGCACAATACACGCATTACAAAAGTGTGTCCATTTTTTTCCCgtaattttaaaacatttaacccccccattcacacccacacaccaacCAACCAGACTGAGTTTCATTAAGGGTTCAGCCTTTTCGACCAAGTAAGCACCTTGATTAGGATTAagatggacttttttttcataatctTAAACAGTTTGTCATGTTTAAAACAGATTTACAAAAAGTACAATGATATTATGATTCTaccctttttcctttttggggGGGTCAGGTGCTTGTCTTGGACTGGGAGAGGACAATTTGACTCATCTGATTATTATCATTTCAATACATGTTTGTTCTGTCTATAAAATATCTAAACAATTGGCAATAAACCCGTAACCTCTGCTGGCTCTCTCTGTATCAGCTGTCGGAGCACAGAGACCTGAGGAATGTCCTCGCTCTCGGTCATCATCCTTTCTACGACGAGGCGCTGCAGATGGCTGAGGATGGAAAGATCTCCTGCAGGGTTCTGCGGTAATTACACTGATGAATTTGAATACATATGATTCATCTGGATTCTTGGAACATGCTGGAAGAGTTGTAACATTTTCTATTTGATACATGTGTCTGCTAAATTATGAATCTGGTGTTTTTCTTGATTTGCATCGTCAGGACTGAGCTGCTCGAGTGTGTTGGAGATTTAGATTTTCTGGCCAAGTTGCACTGTGTGCGGCAGGCAAGTCAGGTACAGTAAACCTAATGAATTCaattacatatatatatactgtatatagcaGACTTGGAGGAGACCTCAAAGTAGGATTTATTACACCAGAAGATAGCGTAGCGACTTTCAGGGACAACAAGCTGAGAGGCTGAGGATGGATCTATTACGTTGTCTGATGCgcttccaaaaaaaaatcactgcaatATGAAAAATAAGTTTGACTTTATATTAACAAATGTGAGCCAAAAACAATAACGGTAGACAAAAAATACAGTGACCCAGCTCACCCTAACCCTCTCTCTTCCACTGAAGAATATTAATGTCGcctaagtgtctttagatcacggtcattccatttcaatttatgtgcaatatgaagctgaGTTAAccagtgtgctaacattagcctgctaacacaacaacgcaggccgctggaggagagcggaggcttcagaatggTGGaagtgtcgccaaacagcagtttgttttggtttaatgctggtgctcagaGGTGACATCAACTAGATCAAAAAGTCGcccattcttcctttaaccttaaaaatacttcaaagaTACTTAAACTCATCCATGGCTCCAAGAGATAGCATCAAAGTTATTACACAGCATCAGCCTCAAAGATCTGCTagtttgtattatttaagtATGATGTACTACTATTTTGACTTAGATCAAAAcgctgcagaaagaaaacaggaatgAGTTAAATTGACTAAAGTGCATCAGAAGCACATTTGAAACCAATTAACCATCCAAGGAAGAACCACAGTGTTTAGATAtttcaacgtttttatttttttgccctcTACTTTCAGAAGGAAAAATGATCAACTTCAGTCAACTTcgatctctcttttttttcctccagctcATTTCATGTGAGAGAAAGACCAGGATGTTTCTGGCAGACACTGGAAAGAAAATCCTGTCCTCCATTATTGTAAAAGCACAGAAGGTAACTTTGGATCTACAGAGTAATAATACAGATGATACATCTTCAGGAGAAGCTTTACCCGCTCACATTAACTGTCTGGTTTTTAGAGCCCACAGAGATTTGAGGATGTGTTTGAGGAGATGATTGCCTTCCTGGAGCACACGGAGCACTGGGAAAACACAGAGGTGGAACTGGCCACACGAGGGGTGAGAGTCTTCTCCTCTATATAATGTGGCTGACTTCTGCTGTCTGACcctcaagaaaaacaaattctgAAATAAGAACCTCTTATCTTCATCGTCTCAGGTGAAGCACTTGAACTTCTATGACATAGTCCTGGACTTCATCCTGATGGACTCGTTTGAGGACCTGGAGAATCCACCCATCTCCATCCAGAACGTGATCAACAACCGCTGGCTCAACAGCTCCTTCAAGGAAACGGTGAGGAGTACAGAACAGATTTAGATCTCAGAGTTTCTTTCGGCAGTCAGTGGATCCATGACAGACGAATATTAGTCAATTCTAGGTAGgaataatgtcaatgttttaaGAAGAAAGCCAGAAACAGCAACACAATGGGGAGATTTTTCCTGGTCCAACATTTTTTAGTCTCCCAAAATATAACTTTATATCAATATCCAACTGATATTAAATAACAACAACTGGCTGTATTGAAATTGTACTCAAAATATCTCAAAGGAAAATTGTAAACAAGAAGGCGCACAACACTAGTAAACTTCCAGACAAGAATGTTTATAAATAGTGttgttcacacttgcacaaaactcctaaaGTTCCTCTTGAAGTTTTCAGAGTGAGCTGAATGTTAAATGCAAACTGGCaattttcactctgactttatctgGATAATCCCCCTCCAGCCCCTCAGTAtttcttttctgcagaaagtcagagggAGCAGGATATATAGTGGGAGGGGGTGTCGACTGCGTTATAGCACACTGTTGCTTCCCCTGCCACTTTTCcgttgttctttttacatcatgtctctCTCAAGAAGATGCCACGCCCCCCTTCTTGTCCGACAGAGacagtctcccgctgtgaggtgcatgtgtgaacaagcaagcCAGGAAACTTTCAGGTGGCAGCCCACCTGAACTTTTCTTAAAGTTTTcaagagtgcatatgtgaaatgggttttttttagattctttttaatcttttctctttttaaatccctttaaattattttatttaactttaaccTCTTTGAGAATGAAACTGATGAATGATCTGCTTGAACTTCACAGGCTGTGGCATCAAGTTGTTGGTCAGTGATGAAGCAGAAGAGACAGCACATGAAGGTACATGTCCAGCAGCTTCATGTTAGATATCAGATAAATGCTGACACTGCTTTAtctaacattttaaatactatCTGCTTGATGTTGTTTGAtgttgtttgatgtttgatgcACTCACTATCAGCAGTTTGACAGCCATGAGACAATATATTctacattttatataaaacacAGAAGATCAGATAGCAGCTCTGGAACTGTAAAAACAGCTGATAATAGCGTCCCATCACCTTATTCACTTCTTCTGTGTCTCAGGTGCCTGATGGCTTCATCGCTCATTTCTACGCTGTGTGTGAACAGATCAGTCCCGTCCTGGCCTGGGGCTTCCTGGGGCCAAAGAGCTCCCTGCACgacctctgctgcttcttcaaGGTCAGCCTCAGCAACACAGAATAGCACAATAATGATCTGACATCCTAACTGCGTCAGATTCTTCATCTATATGACACAGTTAACTGTAGAGTCGACTCTAGATAAAAGTCTGAAACTGCACAATATTTTGAAGAAATCTAACTTTTATCCGTTTCACCTTTTAACACAAAAATCAAACTCAATGTCCTGACCTCCATCAGGTTCATAGTAATGCTGTTATTTGTAAAGCGCTTGTTTTTAGGACTCAGTGCTTTAAATCAAGAAAATCACATCGCATCCATAGAATGAAGGTAAAAATAGAATTGAATAGAATAATGATCAGTAATAATAAGATGGGAAAAAACTTGCTTAAAAATAGTACAATTAGGCTTGATCTTAagatttgtaaataaaatatagtCATaatataaactcctcaaaatAAAATTTGGAAATGTTATTTTGGTCAATTATTTCAACCctttaataatatttattgGTGTTGTAttacctcgttgtaaaggtgacttATCCAGGTTTCCAACGATAtataatacaacaccaattagtttTATTAAAGGGGCGAAATAAGTGACAGaaataatgtttccaaacttttttttgaggagtttatattGTCTGGAATATACAGGCATATCTgagtcaaaaaaataaaaggtttaatGTATTAAGTCTGAAGAAACTCAACACCAAAGTCCATTGTCTTGTGTATTTAAAGTGCCTGtaaagtttgagtttttttctcctcctgtaaAGATGTCGACTCACAGTTGGTTTCTTTCAGGATCAGGTGCTGTGCTTCCTAAAGGACATTTTCGATGTGGATAAAGTGCGTTACACCTCCGTGGAGACTCTAGCAGAGGACATGCTCCACCTGCTGCACCGGcgctctgagctgctgctggccTACCTGGGCGCCGACTCCCTACGGCACATCAACGGCTGTAGTTCAACACAGGTGCAGCTGGTACCTAACAGTGCGCTGCTGGAGGCAAAGGTTCAGTGAGAAACCGACCCGAACACTGCATACATGGATCTTATTTTGTAGGTGGAGTTCTCAACAATTGTTGAAGCAAAGATCAGAGTTGACTTATCCACCCACTTAACTGGAAATGATAAACTGTCACATAAAACATTATTTCTCCAAGGTCTGAATTCCACTTCACACATCTCCCATCATGCTTTGTGCTCTAACAAGGATCTATGTAAAACTGTACCAGCTGTCTGCCTTCACATTTGATCATCCTGTCACTCACTGTGCCATCGCAGCGCAAGCTAAATATCTTAGCAATAACATGTGTAATTCAACTCTGTGTTAGATGTTACACGGTGTAAAGTGAAGGCATATTTCTTGCTGCTAAAATGTGTGAACAGAAAGATggtattttatattatttatttttgctataGAGCTAAATGACACGTTTTATTTTAGAAGctgtagttttatttgtatGCATCAGTGAATTTGTGATCAGCTTCAAACAtgcagtattaaaaaaaacacaatgttgtaTTATAGAATTTATCAGATGAAAATTTATTGTCTGTATTTTCACTTACTGCTCCGCATCAGCAATGCAAAACCATAAAATGTACTACTGTGTTTTTGTAACAAGCAAACGTGATGTAAAATGTGCTGTGTCAGAAATGGGTAATTATATTGAAGATGAATAAAAGGGAAAGTCGTTATTTTGGAACTTACAAGGCTCTATGTAATATTTAAATGAAGCTGAGAACCAGCCGCCTACAGGGACTTAAATTCTAGCATGACATCGGCGACAGGAAATCAAAGTTTATACATATGCACTATTACAACGGACTTGAAACGGCTACCTTCCAGTTCCCTAAAGACTCCTGCCCCCAGTTGTATCTTAAAAACTAGTCTTTTTTAAATTCGATTCATGGGGAGGTGGGAATGAATACATTGTACTATAAGGGACATAAAATCATGACTACAATGTCAGAAAATGGTGAAAAGTCTGTCAAGAGCTACTTGGATGAATGCAACTTATAAATATTCAGGTGAGTTTGAGAAGGAAATGTGTTAGaaatttaaacttaaaaaactgCTAAAGGTATTTATCATTTCTTTGTTGCAGCTGACTGAAAAGGAGGCTACAGCAGTCCGGACTAAAAGTATCTGTTCTGTCTCTcaagttaacatttaacaacTGGAAATTATGAGTTAAGAGACCTAAATTATTTTCACATTGTAACTGAAGAGGACGTCAATTCAATTTGTTGAAAGACATTTCATTAACTAAATGGTTAACAcatctacattttttaaataatcccAATATCAAAAGGAGGAACGATTACAGGAGGATTTCAATAACGTTTATTTCTGCTGGTGAAAATGTTTACTGCTAATAGAATCCGATTGATCCTTAGTTTCCTAAAtgtaaaatcaaacacaaacaagtcaCTTTATTTGATACAACTTTATTAATGAACAtggcaacattttaaaagtcagaACAGCTGattcataaaacaaacaaaaaaaacaatatattggAGAATATACACAGCACATGAAAACTTTTAACCTCTAAGGCATGCTCCTTGTTTTGTCCTACACCCTTATGAACAGTGAACAGCCCCAACCAAACACTATGTGACCCTTAACTACAGAAAAGtgattttaaactgaaaaccCCCAAAATTTACTGCCAATAAAAGTGCATATGTAATTGAAAAGTACATCAGTTCCTGTCCTCATCCAACTTTCTAAAGAACATTCCTACTGACTAAAAAGTTAATGAAGGCATTCAAGCAAGTTTTAAGAAACAGCCATCTGACAACTCTAAACAAACTATGGCATCATGTTTAAAACAGTCGATCCGAGCAGGGAAAAACATGTATCTGACCAACACTTTGCAAATCACAGAATTTAAATTTCATTGcgttgctttttgttttgtttttaccttaTCACTGGAGCTCTTGAACGGTCTACGTTCAGCAGTGGGATTGACTCAAAGGATTCCTCCCTTTGGGGACAAACTACGACAGGGCCTGATTCTATGACCTAAGCTTGCAGCATCATCCTCCAACACTGTGAGCAAGAAGTGAAGGCAGCAGCGTTTCAATAGGAGATATGCACTGCACTTTGAGGGCAGATTCACACCACGACAGAGACACAAATCATGTATTTCAACGTCTCTTTGACCTAACGAGTTCAGCACATTACCGACTTCTGACATGGCATGCAGTTTTTAGTAAACCAGTCACTTTCAGGACTTACCAGGATGCAAATATAAAGGCTAATATGAAATCATAAGATACAACGATAGACATTTCCTTAGAGAGCCTAAGCAAGTATTAATCTTggtaaaggatttttttttcttttaacgtCATAGTACAAGTCAAAACATGCAGTTCATTCAAGAAATAAGATCAGCTTTAAAGGGAAACTTGGATAATCGGAACAGTTACTTTTGGCATAAATGCATAAAGAGCATATAAGAGACACAGGTAAGCATTTCTTTGCATTTAACATTGGTCATGTCACTGGACAAAACACTTGTTGCCTTAGGCTTCGCTTACCTGTGTAATTGCAGCAGAACCTAAGGTGCAAGGTCTGGGACGACACTGCAAAGATCAGATATATAATCGCACTGTTTGCCATCAGTGAACAATGCagtcaaagatttttttttttttgcttttgatcTTTCAATTAACAGCCTCATACTGAAAATGTCATCATACTGAGCTAGTCAGAAGCACTTCAACTACTAGCATTCAACATGCTCAAATAATGGAGAGTAAAGTAATGATAGCAGAAACCTAAGCATGCTACACTGGAGATGAATGCAAGAGAACTTTCAGCAATAaatggcatttaaaaaacagtctcAGCTAGACAATGGCACTTATCAGATCAGATGTTCAAGAACGCAAAAAACCACATGggtgtcctttaaaaaaacagttcctACCAACATTGTAACAGAATGCTGACATTCAAAACCATCACTTCAGAAATCTGTCTGGCACTGAAATGCTACCTACACAAACACTATGAGAATCTACTAAAGCATCAAAATACTTGAGATTCAAAGTCTGAATGATGTGCAGTCACACAAGGGGAAATCAGTCTCAGAAACATGTGGTAAAAGATAAAGTACTATTCCTCTCCTCAGAACATTTCATACTTACCCAGAGACAAAGGGAAGATATTTGCAATAATTGACAAAAATACTACACGATTTGCAGTTtcaaatgcatcaaaaaagGCGAATATCTCTCTTAAGTCAGTCACAGTTTTGTACTTACAGTATAGGAGGGCTCAACTGATGGACGAAGACTGCTTAGCCACCCCCGACCCTACATCATCTACGTTCTTAAACTGGATAAACACTAACAGAATGGGCACAGCAAAAACGACTTTTTGCAGcaatgtttttatattaaaaaaacattcttttaaaaaaacattttcatacatgTTAGTTCGCAATTTGAAAAAAGGGCATGACAAACTTTAAATGCATTTTCCATACAGTGACAAATTGACCCAACTGTCCTGGAAAAAgaatagcaacaaaaaaatatgtataacaCTAAAAACATTTCTTGCAACCACGTTTTTCTGAGGAACATGTCAAGAAAATAATGTGCTTACCGCTTTTCTAAACTTGCCTGTGGAGGAGGAAGTGTCTATCAAGGCAAAATACAGTGCATACTACCTCAACAATGTCAGCAAACCAAGCACAAATGTTTAAGAGGGCCACAGCAACGCAGTTAATGCATGAGATACGATACAAAGACACCTGTCGACTTTCTAATGACAAACATCTGTCTACCGCTAAATCAGAGCAAGGTCAGGATAGAGAAGTGTAAAAAATAGTCTATTAACAAGGACGTTTGTTGATCTGAACCACTCAGGATCACTGCACGGACATAATGTATCTAAAAAAAAGCCTTATAGACAgttggagagagacaggacagaacaACCTTTTCGAGCATTAAAACCCACACATGGCCTTCATTTCAAACTTTTCCCCCCTCCcggtaaaataaaaacatacagaatTTATCTCCACCCTTTTGGTTTTAAAACCACCCCAACTTACCAACACAGGaggtttcagtttgttttattgcaaaaacacaacaggcaAATAGCATTTTAAAACTGAGATGATTTACATGGTAATGTCTACAGTTTAATAAACATGAGTTCTAACCACATTTTATGTAGATACAGGGCTGGAATGACCATATGTATAATTACCTCACTAAAAACAAAGCATttacaagaaacagaaaaacaaaaaaagaaaatgaaggaggACGTGTTCGCCGGGTATCTGCCATCTatgtgaaacacttttcaaACCAAGGAAATTTTAGATCTTCATCAAGGCGTCTGCAtccaaacatttaacaaaggATTTTGTTTCGACAATGTAGCATTTACTTTATGTCCACTTCACATTACTGGCCCTGTGCAAAAAAATACATAGAAGATACATTGCATGTTAACAGCAGAAACAGTAGACTCAGCTtcccaaaataaaaagttaaaagccTGTGTAAGGAGGAAATGGTTTTGGTTAAGTGTGTGACGCTGCTGCCATCACTGGAGCTCCTGTAAAACCTGAGGAAGGAAGGGGGGTTACTGCACGACAAAAAAATTGAGTATTCACTTGATGCAGAGGGCAGATTCTTAATGGGGGTGTACCTGAGGGGCTTGTGGGGCAGCACCCATCCCCTGAGGGTTGGATGTGCCGTAGTAAGCAGCCTGTTGACGGTAGTACTCTGCCCAGGCAGCGCTGTAGTCTGGTTGGCCTCCAGGCTGAGaggccgctgctgctgctgccgctgcggGCTGAGGGGCAGCTTGACCTGGGGGAGAAAACCGAACAGGTCAGTTCACTGGCAAGTTTCATTAGGTTCACTTGATTCTTATGGAAAAACTGTAAACAGTTTTCCTTACAAAattcttaaaacaaaaacttagATTTTAGATCACAGATGATCGGCTAGCTCACACCCAATCACTTCAAAACACTTCAagtctttgttcttttaaatgtgATCGTTTATTGGAAGGGGAACGAACCCACCACCAGTTTCTCAAGGTGGGGGGACAGAAACCTTCTGCTTTATTCTCGGGCAGCTGTGAGAGCAGCCACTCTACTACAGAGGGCCACTAGAGAACACAGCCGccctttaacatttaaaaacagtcacTGCAAACTAACAGATTGGCTCATTGATGCTGTAAAATACACATGTAAAGGATATGGTTCATTTTCAGAAAGGCAAGTCtacaaaaaggtttaaaaacaaaaacaatgcagcatTAAAAGCCATTCAAGACAATAAATGGTGGTTTTGGTTCTTTACCTCCAAATTACCATGACTATTAACATCTCCATATAGATGATGTGTTTGTGACTATTCATTTCACAGTAAACAGTCTGAAACCAGTTCTACTGCATCCTGCTTCCAGTAGTTCAAGTCTTACTCTACAACATCTAGATGACATGCACTCATGGAACATAAATTATCATGTATAACCAACCTTGTTTTTTGTAATACTCCTCCCAGGCTTTTGTGTAGTCCTGAGGTTGTTGACTCTGTTGAcctgcagagaaaagagaaaatgtgtcaaTACATCCAAGTGTCCAACGAAaccagacacacattcacaacattGATCCTAAATTGCATCATTTAGCTC from the Labrus bergylta chromosome 4, fLabBer1.1, whole genome shotgun sequence genome contains:
- the miga1 gene encoding mitoguardin 1, coding for MTHETLTSSQLSVKAAVLRMVHLPLSMYSSLAQVSISTGTKKLVAASAFSAISLLFLARRFQRRKGRKKAQSPQWEQAGFEFLPPASAGNDNTSQNITLSLNSKNGLSSGLLLPTGDYRKLSGSLLSLASVKSMNSSSSSTCANESTFWDRAGEADICGFVNIPVTTPENLYLMGMDLFEEALRRWEEALTFRSKQGEDDASCVSVKTGAGDAIAEQGMEDVISTEFIHRLKSLLQRAYSLQEEFEGVLCTSEPSSHSNSQDRMVDILAREELDDACLKDSMSIASTDSFVSAAELSEHRDLRNVLALGHHPFYDEALQMAEDGKISCRVLRTELLECVGDLDFLAKLHCVRQASQLISCERKTRMFLADTGKKILSSIIVKAQKSPQRFEDVFEEMIAFLEHTEHWENTEVELATRGVKHLNFYDIVLDFILMDSFEDLENPPISIQNVINNRWLNSSFKETAVASSCWSVMKQKRQHMKVPDGFIAHFYAVCEQISPVLAWGFLGPKSSLHDLCCFFKDQVLCFLKDIFDVDKVRYTSVETLAEDMLHLLHRRSELLLAYLGADSLRHINGCSSTQVQLVPNSALLEAKVQ